One Candidatus Tectomicrobia bacterium genomic window carries:
- a CDS encoding Gfo/Idh/MocA family oxidoreductase, whose protein sequence is MSGKGPLGIAFIGLGWWGEVLAEAALASKEIRVTGGFARTPASREAFVRKFGGRDFSSLDDLLKDKDTEAVVIASANSVHREQAVAAARAGKHVHLEKPMALSVSDAKAIDAACKEAGIRLHMGQNFRRWPMFRKAKEVVGSGTLGTVSLIVASFSNNHGLTAGPQSMRWDPVENPGGPLYSYTIHLGDTLEYLFSEVAEVSAGTAKVGGPNRTEDAAAAVFRFRSGVMAAVSGSYVAPFNFLFDIHGTEANLSLSTAFMPRLQRSVGKMGGIETETLDVGCDFVEGRNRANREQFVDFARSIREGKDPEVTGVHGIRALAIMRAILKSHAERRAVSVDEILERD, encoded by the coding sequence ATGAGCGGCAAAGGACCGTTGGGGATCGCATTCATCGGGCTGGGCTGGTGGGGCGAGGTGCTCGCCGAGGCCGCCCTTGCCTCAAAGGAAATCCGCGTGACGGGAGGTTTCGCCCGCACGCCCGCGAGCCGGGAGGCATTCGTCCGGAAGTTCGGCGGGCGCGACTTTTCCTCACTGGACGATCTCCTCAAGGACAAGGACACCGAGGCGGTCGTCATCGCCTCGGCGAACAGCGTCCATCGGGAGCAGGCCGTCGCGGCGGCAAGGGCCGGAAAGCACGTCCATCTCGAGAAGCCCATGGCCCTCAGCGTCTCGGACGCCAAGGCCATTGACGCCGCCTGCAAGGAGGCGGGCATCCGCCTCCACATGGGGCAGAACTTCCGCCGCTGGCCCATGTTCCGCAAGGCGAAGGAGGTGGTCGGCAGCGGGACGCTGGGGACGGTGAGCCTCATCGTCGCCTCCTTCTCCAACAACCACGGCCTGACCGCCGGGCCCCAGAGCATGCGCTGGGATCCGGTCGAGAACCCGGGCGGCCCCCTCTACAGCTACACCATCCACCTGGGCGACACGCTGGAATATCTGTTCAGCGAGGTGGCCGAGGTGAGTGCCGGCACCGCCAAGGTGGGCGGGCCCAACCGCACTGAGGACGCGGCGGCGGCGGTCTTCCGCTTCCGCAGCGGGGTCATGGCCGCCGTCTCCGGCAGCTACGTCGCCCCCTTCAACTTCCTCTTCGACATCCACGGCACCGAGGCCAACCTGAGCCTCTCGACGGCCTTCATGCCCCGCCTCCAGCGCTCCGTCGGCAAGATGGGCGGCATCGAGACCGAGACGCTCGACGTGGGCTGCGACTTCGTGGAGGGCCGCAACCGGGCCAACCGGGAGCAATTCGTGGACTTTGCCCGCAGCATCCGGGAGGGGAAAGACCCCGAGGTGACCGGCGTCCACGGCATCCGCGCCCTGGCCATCATGCGGGCCATCCTCAAGAGCCACGCCGAGCGCCGCGCCGTCTCTGTGGACGAGATCCTCGAGCGGGACTGA
- a CDS encoding DMT family transporter, which yields MPVEFAALIPAFFFSLSGIMTRRGMEGSNPQTGSLVVVEVNFVVFTASLLAVDFSGLGFSWYWLSFLAAGAVSPALSLLLMFRSIDKIGVAPTSSLANVNAFFGAAWAFVILGERPAPIIWAGIALVVAGMYFISGGGAGRVKPRDMLLPLSSAACFGLAHTLRKLGFLGYEPLLFEAFLQGLAAAVASPILFRLGGTARPLALNRRSLGFFLLAGLSQAAAQLGVLYALRRGMVAVISPIVSTAPLFTILLTPLLLRGREKITIRLLLSALLIVAGVVLVTSRR from the coding sequence GTGCCCGTCGAATTTGCGGCGCTGATCCCCGCCTTCTTCTTCTCGCTATCGGGCATCATGACCCGCCGGGGGATGGAGGGGAGCAACCCCCAAACGGGAAGCCTCGTGGTCGTGGAGGTGAACTTCGTTGTCTTCACGGCCTCGCTCCTGGCCGTGGATTTCTCGGGTTTGGGCTTCTCCTGGTACTGGCTTTCGTTCCTGGCGGCGGGGGCGGTTTCTCCGGCGCTTTCCCTGCTCCTGATGTTCCGCTCCATCGACAAGATCGGCGTGGCTCCCACCAGCTCGCTGGCCAACGTGAACGCCTTCTTCGGGGCCGCCTGGGCGTTCGTTATTCTGGGCGAGCGCCCCGCGCCCATCATCTGGGCGGGGATTGCGCTCGTGGTCGCGGGGATGTACTTCATCTCGGGCGGCGGGGCGGGACGAGTGAAGCCCCGCGACATGCTTCTCCCGCTGTCCTCGGCCGCCTGCTTCGGGTTGGCCCATACGCTGCGGAAGCTGGGTTTCCTGGGATACGAGCCGCTCCTGTTCGAGGCGTTCCTCCAGGGGCTGGCGGCGGCCGTCGCGTCACCCATCCTGTTCCGTTTGGGAGGGACAGCCCGGCCGCTCGCCCTCAACCGCCGGTCGCTCGGGTTCTTTCTCCTGGCGGGCCTGAGCCAGGCGGCGGCCCAGCTCGGCGTGCTGTACGCGCTGCGGCGGGGCATGGTGGCGGTGATTTCTCCCATTGTCTCGACGGCGCCCCTGTTCACCATCCTGCTGACGCCCCTTCTCCTGCGCGGGCGCGAGAAAATCACAATAAGACTGCTCCTGAGCGCCCTGCTCATCGTGGCGGGGGTGGTCCTGGTGACTTCGCGCAGGTAG